A genomic window from Parvularcula sp. LCG005 includes:
- a CDS encoding cell division protein FtsQ/DivIB: protein MPPVKGKTRAKKPAAKKKSSARSKTTRTRSKTATTGFGGRLQALWSGVVTYSVVGITALALVVLFMLFAGGYFWNIGDRIDTLTGRATKAMGFSVSRVTLKGADEISDREIMDALGTVEKGSVLGQPLLTVDANAARQRIEELGWVKAAAVQKLWPNTIHVSVIERAPQALWQDRNDRFHLIDRDGHPLRQVALTDYTTLPVLSGTENPANAKDLLLALERRPELYARVATIISVSDRRYDLRFRNNFTAKLPDEDVDAALDRLIGLGAGTGKLASSLDYIDLRDPKWAYFRPKSS, encoded by the coding sequence ATGCCCCCGGTAAAAGGGAAAACGCGCGCCAAAAAACCTGCTGCCAAGAAAAAGAGCAGTGCACGGTCGAAGACGACGCGTACCAGGTCGAAGACAGCCACGACAGGTTTTGGCGGGCGTCTGCAGGCGCTCTGGTCGGGTGTCGTCACCTATTCCGTGGTGGGTATCACCGCACTGGCACTCGTCGTCCTTTTCATGCTGTTTGCTGGTGGGTACTTCTGGAACATTGGTGACCGGATCGACACGCTGACCGGTCGTGCGACGAAGGCCATGGGCTTTTCTGTCAGCCGCGTCACGCTGAAGGGCGCGGATGAAATTTCCGACCGCGAGATCATGGATGCGCTTGGCACCGTCGAGAAGGGCAGTGTCCTCGGACAACCATTGCTCACTGTCGACGCCAATGCCGCGCGTCAGCGCATTGAAGAACTCGGCTGGGTCAAGGCCGCGGCCGTTCAGAAGCTGTGGCCAAACACCATCCATGTTTCCGTCATTGAGAGAGCGCCGCAGGCCCTGTGGCAGGATCGCAATGACCGCTTCCACCTGATCGACCGGGACGGTCATCCGCTGCGTCAGGTCGCGCTGACCGACTACACCACGCTCCCCGTCCTGTCGGGCACAGAGAACCCGGCCAACGCCAAGGATCTTCTTCTGGCGCTTGAGCGGCGGCCGGAGCTTTACGCGCGCGTTGCAACGATTATCAGTGTCAGCGATCGGCGCTACGATCTGCGGTTCAGAAACAATTTCACCGCCAAGCTGCCGGACGAAGATGTTGACGCTGCGCTTGACCGGTTGATTGGTCTTGGGGCGGGTACCGGCAAATTGGCCAGCAGCCTCGACTATATTGACCTTAGAGATCCCAAATGGGCCTATTTCCGTCCAAAATCGAGCTGA
- a CDS encoding D-alanine--D-alanine ligase yields MVVLKGGWCAERDVSLVSGREAAKALLEEGYDVEEIDATRDIADQLNNSFDGRGPDVVFNALHGPYGEDGRIQSVLEIMGIPYTHSGVLASALAMDKPRAKAVLSAAGLPVPGGRTISTDSLTGEHPLPLPYVLKPVGDGSSFGVYIITSDNQAAPHKDDLDDAIFGGLAMVEPYVRGRELTVAVMHDRPLGITEIIPHGSFYDFQSKYSAGGSKHVLPADVPADVAEAARDLAVRAAQALGCRGVSRTDFRWDDEAGVKGLFILEVNTQPGLTPTSLAPEQAQAEGITFRALVRWMVEDATCPR; encoded by the coding sequence ATTGTTGTTCTCAAAGGCGGTTGGTGTGCGGAACGTGACGTCAGCCTCGTGTCCGGTCGTGAAGCGGCCAAAGCATTGCTTGAAGAAGGGTATGACGTCGAAGAGATCGATGCCACGCGTGACATCGCCGACCAGCTCAACAACAGTTTCGATGGTCGCGGTCCCGATGTCGTCTTCAACGCGCTCCACGGCCCCTACGGTGAGGATGGCCGCATTCAGTCTGTGCTCGAGATCATGGGCATTCCCTATACCCATTCCGGTGTCCTGGCCTCGGCCTTGGCGATGGATAAGCCGCGCGCCAAGGCCGTGCTCTCAGCCGCCGGCCTGCCCGTGCCCGGTGGCCGGACAATCAGCACGGACAGCCTGACCGGTGAGCACCCATTGCCACTGCCCTATGTGCTCAAGCCTGTGGGCGATGGATCGTCCTTTGGCGTCTATATCATCACCAGCGACAATCAGGCCGCACCGCACAAGGACGATCTCGATGACGCGATCTTTGGCGGTCTGGCCATGGTCGAACCCTATGTCCGCGGCCGAGAGCTGACAGTCGCTGTGATGCATGACCGGCCGCTGGGTATTACGGAAATCATCCCGCACGGCAGCTTCTATGATTTTCAGTCCAAATACAGCGCTGGCGGATCAAAGCATGTCCTGCCTGCCGATGTCCCCGCCGATGTGGCCGAGGCGGCTCGCGATCTGGCCGTCCGCGCGGCGCAGGCGCTGGGCTGCAGGGGGGTATCACGCACCGATTTTCGCTGGGACGATGAAGCGGGCGTTAAGGGTCTGTTCATTCTAGAGGTGAATACCCAACCAGGACTGACTCCCACTTCGCTAGCGCCAGAGCAGGCCCAGGCTGAGGGCATTACTTTCAGAGCGCTGGTCAGGTGGATGGTGGAGGATGCAACATGCCCCCGGTAA
- a CDS encoding nitroreductase, producing MTTIKMPAAGDRAAPAHPSEEMLRILAERRSTSAAMLADPGPDNAQLDLILQLAARVPDHRKLVPFRFIVFDGEGRERIGDAVIAAARAGNAKQDKLSDDQLRSLFLRAPTVVAVISSVDPAHKTPVWEQELCCGAVCYNVLLASHASGFAGQWLTEWLAFDQNFHQSLGLGANERIAGFIYLGTAIDAPIERDRPAVSDIVTRY from the coding sequence ATGACGACGATCAAAATGCCCGCGGCCGGTGACCGTGCCGCGCCTGCCCATCCTAGCGAAGAAATGCTGCGCATTCTTGCAGAGCGGCGCTCCACGAGCGCGGCTATGCTGGCGGATCCCGGTCCTGACAATGCGCAACTGGACCTTATCCTGCAGCTTGCTGCGCGGGTACCGGATCACCGGAAGTTGGTGCCATTCCGCTTCATCGTCTTTGATGGTGAGGGTCGTGAGCGTATTGGCGATGCGGTTATCGCAGCGGCCCGCGCGGGCAATGCCAAGCAGGACAAGCTGTCGGATGATCAGCTCCGCTCGCTTTTCCTTCGGGCGCCGACCGTCGTGGCCGTCATTTCCAGCGTCGACCCGGCGCACAAGACGCCCGTGTGGGAGCAGGAGCTGTGTTGCGGTGCGGTCTGCTACAACGTGCTACTTGCCTCCCATGCCAGCGGATTTGCTGGCCAGTGGCTGACCGAATGGCTGGCCTTCGATCAGAATTTCCACCAGTCGCTCGGCCTTGGCGCCAATGAGCGAATTGCCGGATTTATCTATCTGGGAACCGCCATCGATGCGCCAATCGAACGGGATCGCCCGGCCGTCAGCGACATTGTCACTCGATATTGA
- the murB gene encoding UDP-N-acetylmuramate dehydrogenase produces MTVRGKLIEGTDLAPYTWFRVGGPADRLFIPADQDDLAAFLADLPEDEPVMVIGVGSNLLVRDGGIRGTVIRLGPAFGKIDVVGTHITAGAGALDAMVAKRAAAAGIAGLEFYRGIPGTIGGALRMNAGAYGRETKDVLVHAVAIDRRGERHVFPAIDIGYAYRHCPLPEDLIFVEAVFEGTPDTPTDVTARMDDIMAKREASQPVRERTGGSTFKNPDPAQSDGRSSWQLIDSVGGRGRVVGDAQMSELHCNFMINRGQATARDLEGLGEGIRADVKAATGVELEWEIKRIGEAL; encoded by the coding sequence ATGACGGTTCGGGGCAAATTGATCGAAGGCACTGACCTTGCGCCATACACCTGGTTTCGGGTTGGCGGTCCTGCCGATCGCCTGTTCATTCCGGCCGATCAGGATGACCTGGCGGCGTTTCTGGCTGACCTGCCAGAGGACGAGCCGGTCATGGTCATCGGCGTGGGCTCCAATCTTCTGGTCCGTGACGGGGGTATCCGTGGGACGGTCATTCGCCTCGGGCCCGCTTTTGGCAAGATCGATGTTGTCGGTACACATATCACAGCCGGGGCGGGCGCACTCGACGCCATGGTGGCCAAGCGTGCGGCAGCAGCAGGTATTGCCGGCTTAGAGTTCTATCGCGGTATTCCCGGCACGATTGGTGGCGCCCTGCGGATGAACGCGGGTGCCTATGGCCGGGAAACGAAGGATGTCCTCGTGCACGCCGTCGCCATCGACCGCCGCGGCGAACGGCACGTTTTTCCCGCCATCGATATCGGCTATGCCTATCGCCATTGTCCGCTACCGGAAGATCTTATCTTTGTGGAAGCGGTATTTGAGGGAACGCCAGACACGCCGACTGATGTGACCGCGCGCATGGACGACATCATGGCCAAGCGCGAAGCCAGCCAGCCGGTGCGTGAACGGACCGGTGGATCAACATTCAAGAACCCGGATCCTGCGCAATCGGACGGGCGGTCCTCGTGGCAGCTGATCGATTCCGTGGGCGGTCGAGGCCGCGTTGTTGGCGATGCGCAGATGTCAGAATTGCACTGCAATTTCATGATCAATCGCGGCCAGGCCACAGCACGGGATCTCGAGGGACTGGGCGAGGGCATCCGCGCCGATGTGAAGGCCGCCACCGGGGTTGAGCTTGAGTGGGAAATCAAAAGGATCGGGGAAGCCCTGTGA
- the murC gene encoding UDP-N-acetylmuramate--L-alanine ligase: MRLPFPIGRIHFVGIGGIGMSGIAEVMHNLGYQVQGSDIAESANVERLRGKGIDVAIGHRPQNVGDVAAVVVSTAIRPDNPEMAAARARHIPVVRRADMLAELMRLKWNVCVAGTHGKTTTTSMIGSLLDAGDLDPTVINGGVINAYGSNARPGEGDWMVVEADESDGTFNRLPTTVGVVTNIDPEHLDHYGDFAGVRRAFDKFIETIPFYGFATVCLDHPEVQALVGRVTDRRLVSYGYNPQADVRAENVVFDRDGATFDVVFRHSEGEARIIDQVRLPMPGDHNVLNALAATIIARELGVSDDAIRRGFANFNGVKRRFTDVGQCRGVRVVDDYGHHPVEIAATLNAARGVTDGKVIAVVQPHRYSRLNALFDEFCACFNNADIVIVGDVYAAGETPIEGRDKAALAAGLSRHGHRGVEVLENWAVLPSLVNGVATDGDVVVCLGAGDITKYAATLADDLGALDTSS, encoded by the coding sequence CAGGTGCAGGGCAGCGATATCGCTGAAAGCGCCAATGTCGAGCGCCTGCGCGGCAAGGGGATCGATGTTGCCATTGGTCACCGGCCTCAGAATGTCGGCGATGTGGCGGCGGTCGTCGTCTCAACCGCAATCCGCCCCGACAATCCTGAGATGGCAGCCGCCCGGGCGCGTCATATCCCCGTGGTCCGCCGCGCCGACATGCTCGCCGAACTGATGCGCCTGAAATGGAATGTCTGCGTCGCGGGGACCCACGGCAAGACCACAACCACGTCGATGATCGGCTCCCTGCTCGATGCAGGCGATCTTGATCCTACGGTCATCAATGGCGGTGTCATCAATGCCTACGGTTCGAACGCCCGACCGGGTGAAGGGGACTGGATGGTTGTTGAAGCGGACGAAAGCGACGGCACATTCAACCGGCTGCCCACCACGGTCGGCGTGGTCACGAATATCGATCCTGAGCATCTGGATCATTATGGCGACTTTGCCGGCGTACGGCGCGCGTTCGACAAGTTTATCGAGACCATTCCGTTCTATGGTTTTGCCACTGTCTGCCTTGACCACCCTGAGGTGCAGGCGCTTGTCGGCCGCGTGACGGACCGCCGCCTTGTCTCCTACGGCTATAATCCGCAGGCAGATGTTCGTGCTGAGAATGTCGTGTTCGATCGAGACGGGGCAACCTTCGACGTCGTCTTCCGTCACAGTGAAGGCGAGGCCCGCATTATCGATCAGGTGCGGCTGCCCATGCCCGGTGATCATAACGTGCTGAATGCGCTGGCGGCGACGATCATCGCGCGCGAACTCGGCGTTTCCGACGATGCCATCCGGCGCGGCTTTGCAAATTTCAATGGCGTCAAGCGCCGCTTTACCGATGTGGGGCAGTGCCGCGGCGTCCGCGTCGTGGATGACTATGGTCATCACCCGGTGGAAATTGCCGCCACATTGAATGCCGCCCGCGGTGTGACGGACGGCAAGGTCATCGCCGTGGTTCAGCCACACCGATATTCCCGCCTGAACGCTCTCTTTGATGAATTCTGCGCCTGCTTCAACAATGCAGATATTGTTATTGTGGGCGACGTGTACGCCGCCGGTGAGACCCCGATCGAAGGGCGCGACAAGGCGGCCTTGGCGGCGGGGCTTTCGCGCCATGGCCATCGCGGGGTCGAGGTGCTCGAGAACTGGGCGGTCCTGCCGAGCCTCGTGAACGGCGTCGCCACGGACGGTGATGTGGTCGTTTGCCTTGGGGCAGGCGACATTACCAAATATGCCGCCACACTGGCCGATGATCTTGGCGCGCTGGACACGTCGTCATGA